ACAGAAGCGATCAATAAGAAAAAAATTCCTTCTATTGAAAAAGTAATTGATGATTTTAAACAATTAAATAAAAATACATCTGCTACAAAAATCCAAATTGGAAAGTCTTATAAATTCCCGTTATATCAATAAGCCATCACTTAATCCTTGTCAATTACATAAAGGCGCTGATACAATAGTAAAAGCGAAACCGAGTACTTTGGTTTCTATAGCCCTTTCTCACACATACTATCATTGATGTAAGGGACTAAAATAAGAAACTTCTTTTATAAGGAGAGCGATCTACTCGTGAATGAAATGACTCATCGTACAAAAACACGTCCAGTTAAAGTCGGTAATTTAACAATTGGCGGTAACAATGAATTAATTATACAAAGTATGACGACAACAAAAACACATGATGTTGAGGCTACAGTTGCTGAAATTAAACGTTTAGAAGAAGCAGGCTGTCAAGTCGTTCGTGTTGCTGTTCCAGACGAGCGCGCAGCAAATGCTATTGCTGATATTAAAAAACAAATCAACATTCCACTTGTTGCTGATATTCATTTTGATTATCGCCTTGCTTTAAAAGCAATAGAAGGTGGCATTGATAAAGTACGTATCAATCCAGGTAATATTGGACGTCGCCATAAAGTAGAAGCCGTTGTAAACGCAGCGAAAGAGCGCGGCATTCCAATCCGTATCGGCGTAAATGCAGGTTCATTAGAACGTCACATTTTAGAAAAATATGGATACCCAACTGCTGATGGTATGGTCGAGAGTGCACTGCACCATATTAAAATTTTAGAGGACTTAGATTTCCACGATATTATCGTATCAATGAAAGCCTCTGATGTTAACTTAGCAATTGAAGCATATGAAAAAGCCGCTCGCGCTTTTGATTATCCATTACATTTAGGTATTACAGAATCAGGAACTTTGTTTGCTGGAACTGTAAAAAGTGCTGCTGGTCTTGGAGCAATTTTAAATAAAGGTATCGGAAATACACTACGTATTTCTTTAAGTGCTGATCCAGTGGAAGAAGTAAAGGTTGCACGTGAACTATTAAAGTCATTCGGTCTTGCATCTAATGCCGCAACACTTATTTCTTGTCCAACTTGTGGTCGTATTGAAATTGACCTAATTAGCATCGCTAATGAAGTAGAAGAATATATCTCTACACTTCAAGTTCCAATTAAAGTTGCGGTACTTGGCTGCGCTGTAAACGGTCCTGGTGAAGCTCGTGAAGCTGACATCGGTATTGCTGGTGCACGCGGAGAAGGTTTATTATTCCGTAAAGGGCAAGTTGTTCGTAAGGTACCAGAAGAAACTATGGTAGAAGAACTGAAAAAAGAAATTGATGTAATCGCTGCTGAAATGGCTGCCGAACGAGAAAAAGAAAAAGAAAAACAAGAACAATAAAAAAGACGGTTGCCCACAATTTTTGTGAGCAACCTTTTTTACATTTAAATTAAAAACTCGTCAGTTAATAACCGACGAGTTCTCTCATTTTGCACATTTTGGACAACGACCATATATTTCGAACTTATGTCCCGTTACCTCATAACCTTTAAAATCTTTATTCATAAAATCCATTGGGCAAGAAGTGATTTCTTTCGTACCACCACAATCTAAACAAATAAAATGATGATGATGTTCCATAATAGAGCACGTAAAACGAAAATGTTTTTCACCATTTAATTCCGTTTGCTCTAAAACTCCAATTTCAGCGAATACCGTTAAGTTACGATAAATCGTATCGAAACTAAGTCCTGGATAATCATCCTTCATATGCTCTAAAACGTCTTTCGCAGTTAAATAACGATTATGTGCCGCGAATAGCCTTAGCATCTCTTCCCTTTTCCCCGTATGTTTATATCCTTTTTCCTTCATTAGGCGTAAAGCTTCTGTTAGATTCATACCTATCCCTACTTTATGCAGTTTTTTTCTTCTTCCATAAAATCGCACCGATTAAAATAAGAACCGCTATCATAACAATTGTACCACCTGGTGCTAGATCAAGTTGATACGAAGCAAACATTCCACCAATTACTGCAATTTCACCAAATAAAATAGAAAAGAAAATTGTTTGTTTAAATCCTTTTGCAATACGAATACTTGCTGCAACTGGTAACGTCATTAAAGATGATACGAGAAGAACACCTACAACCCGCATTGATACCGCAATTACAAGAGCAACTAATATAATGAAAATAAAGTGAATCCACTTTGCACTCAAACCGGTTGATACAGCGTATTCCTCATCAAATGATAGTAAAAACAACTCTTTGTATAATAAAACAATCGTTATAATTACTACAATTGCTACTATACCAATAATAATTAAATCCGCACTTGTCACAGCACTTACACTACCGAATAAATAACTAAATAAATCCGTATTGAATCCATTAGCAAGTGAAATGAAGATAACTCCAATCCCCATTCCTGCTGAAAGTATAATCGGAATTGCTAACTCTTGATAATGTTTATATACAGTACGTAATTTTTCAATTAGCAATGCTCCACCGATTGAAAAAAACATTCCCATATATAAGGGGTTTAAAAACCCACCGGTAAAGATTGTCTTTTCAAGTAATAAACTTGCTGCAATTCCCGATAACGTCACATGACTTAACGCATCTGCAATAAGCGACATACGACGAATTACAACGAACACGCCGATAAGCGGTGCGACAAGCCCTATTAAAACACCAGCGTATAAAGAATTACGTAAAAAATCATATTGTAAAAAATCCTGTATCATTATATCCTCCCGTGATGCCCATGTTCATGTTCTAAGCGATGAACATGATGTCCATATAAAATCGACATTTCGGCATCTTCTAACTCTCGGAATTTCTCTACATTCCCATGGAAATGTAGATGCTGATTTAAACATGCAACATGCGTCACCTTCTCTGTTACAGCACCCATATCGTGCGTAACAAGAATTAACGTGATCCCTAGCCTTTTGTTTAAATCCTCTAGTATCTCATAGAAGCTTTCCACATTTTTCACATCAATCCCAACAGTAGGCTCATCCAAAATAAGTAATTCCGGATCACTTACAAGTGCACGAGCAATAAATACACGTTGTTGTTGTCCACCAGAAAGCTCTCCAATGTTGCGACCTTGAAACTCGCTCATCCCTACATCAGCAATCGCTTTTTCTACTTTCACCTTATCGTCTTTCGTAAAGAAGCGAAAAAGACCTTTTTTGGAAACAAGCCCCATTGAAACAACTTCAAAAACAGTCGCCGGGAAACCTGAGTTAAAGCTATTTGCCTTTTGAGATACATAACCAACTTTATTCCACTCTTTAAACTTTTTACTATCAATGCCAAACAATCTAATACTTCCTTGCTTCGGCTTTAAAACACCCAATAAACATTTAAGTAAAGTCGATTTCCCTGAACCATTCGGTCCAACTAAACCTAAAAAAGCTCCCTTCGGAACTTGCAAATTAATATCTTCTAACACATTTCGATCTTCATACCGAAACGTAAGTCCTTCTATTTCTAATATATTATTCATTACACATCACCTATTTTAATTCAGAATGATTCCGATTTATCTCTATTTGAATTATAGTACAGCTTATTATAGTTGTAAACCAATCTGCCCAAAATATATTCTTTATTTCCAGAAACCTTACTATTATAACAAAAAGCAGAGAAAATTTCTCTGCTTTCAAAAGATATTGGAATTAATTTTTTAGTGAATCGCTGATTTAAACTTACCGCCATTCGTCTCTTGCGTACTCATAATCGTAACAAAGGCATTTTCATCAATTTCATGCACAATCGACTTTAACTTCGTCACTTCAAGACGCGTTACAACTGCATAAATAACTTCTTTTTCTTTATCTGTATAGCCACCTTTAGCAACAAGTTTTGTTGTTCCACGGCCAAGGCGGTGTAAAATTGCATTTGATACTTCTTCATATTGATCTGACACTATTAAAACCGCTTTCGTTTCGTCTAATCCTTGAATTACTGTATCAATTGTTTTGAATGCGATATAGTACGTCATAACAGAATACATGGCCTGTTCAACACCAAATACAAATGCTGCCCATGCAAAAATGAATAAATTCACAAACATTACAAATTCACCAACAGAGAAAGGTAATTTCTTCGTTAATAAAATCCCCATAATTTCTGTTCCGTCCATTGATCCACCATGGCGAATAACAAGCCCTACACCAAGACCTAAAATAAGCCCTCCAAAAACTGTTGCTAAAATTGGCTCAGTTGTAAATGGCGGGACAGCGTGCAACGTCGATTCAATAAATGCTAAAGCAACGATTCCGAACGCAGAAGATAACATGAATGTTTTTCCAATTTGTTTATAACCCGAGTACATAAACGGAATGTTAAGGATAACAACTAAAGTAGAAAAACTTAACCACCAAATATTAGGAGTAAGATAATCTAATATAAGAGAAACACCAATAATTCCACCATCAATAATTTTATTTGGCATTAAAAATAGTTCAATCGCTACCGCCGCACACGCTGCTCCAAAGAGAATCATAACTAAGCGATATATAAGATGAATAACACTTTCTTTTCGATGTTGCTTTTTTTCCATAAGTCCTCCTTATACTCTTTATCTATAGTTTTGTTCTTATATTATAGCATAAGCTTCTTTTTCACATGGAAAAAACGAAACTCTATAAGAATATATACAAGCTATGTGCACATATATTTCGATAGTAGAACGTGTGAAGGAGGACAACACGATGAACCTCATCAAACAAATTGTTAATAAAAAATTAAACCATATTTCTACAAAAGAGCTATTAAAATATAGCAAAGAATATGAAGTTCCAATTACAACTGCACAAGCTGATAAAATTGTTGTACTTATGAAAGGAAAGAATATTAACATTTACGATAATGACGAACGACTAGAGCTCTTAAAACAAATAGCAAAAGTAACCTCCCCTGCTACTGCCCAACAAGTAAATACTTTATTTCAGCAACTACTAAAATAAGGAGGGGAAAACCCCCTCCTTATTGTGCTTTAATTTTTTCAAGAATCCCTTCATCAAAAGTACCATTCTTCAGCATTTCGATTTCTAATTTATATGGTGGCTTCTTGTCTTTTTTATCTTCACCTACATACGGCGTTTCAAGAATTTTTGGTACATTTGTAAGTTGTGGGTGATGCACAATATGATGTAGCGCCTTATATCCAATATGACCAAAACCAATATTCTCATGACGGTCTTTTCCGGCTCCGCGTACATTTTTGCTATCGTTAATATGAAGTACTTGTAAACGGTCTATTCCAACAATCTTATCAAATTCGTTTAATACACCGTCAAAATCATTTACAATATCATAGCCTGCATCGTGTGTATGACACGTATCAAAACATACAGATAACTTTTCATTATATTTTACGCCATCAATGATTTTCGCAATTTCTTCGAAGCTACGACCGCACTCCGTTCCTTTTCCTGCCATTGTTTCTAGCGCAATATTAACTGTTTGTTCTGGCGTTATTACTTCATTAAGCCCTTTAATAATTTGTTGAATACCAGCATCTGCCCCTGCACCAACGTGAGCTCCTGGGTGAAGAACAATTTGTCTCGCCACACCTAACGCTGCCGTTCTTTCAATTTCCATACGAAGGAAGTCAACACCTAATTGAAACGTCTCAGGTTTCGTCGTATTCCCAACATTAATAATATAGGGAGCATGGACGATAATTTCTTCAATACCGTTCAGTTCCATATGTTTTCTTCCTGCTTCTATATTCAATTCTTCAATTGGTTTTCTTCGTGTATTTTGCGGTGCACCTGTATAAATCATGAACGTTGTTGCACCGTACGAAACAGCCTCTTCACTTGCTGCTAATAACATCTTCTTACCACTCATTGAAACATGAGATCCAATCTTTAACATACAATCACCTCTTCAATATACAATAGATATAATGATAGCATAATTTGTAGAAACATGTAGTGAATTGTTTGTTCGCAAAAAAGGAACTACACAAATTTATATGACTATTTAAACAAGCTATACTCTATATTTAACTTAACTAGATTAGGCGAAACTTTAATCAATATTTTTCTATCCTTACTGAATACACGCTCTCACAAATAGCGTGATAAAAAAAGATAAGGGAAAATCCCTTATCTTTTTTTATTGCTATATTTTCTCTTAACTTTATCACGTTCTGTTGCAAGTTTTCGTTTATAGTTTGGTTTTACTTTCTTAGGCTTTTTAACAACCTTTGTTGCCATAACATCTAGCCCATCATTTGGTTTTTTACGGCTCTTACGACGACGACGGTCACCTAAATCCGCCCACTCATCTCCGCGTAAATCTACATGCTTAAACTCGATATGACGTTGTTTTTCCAAACTATCTAACGCTTCTTCATTTGCTGGATCATAAATTGTCACTGCAATACCTGAATGACCCGCACGTGCAGTTCTTCCAACACGGTGAACGAAGAAATCTAAATCTGATGGAAGTTCATAGTTAATAACATGACTAATTCCTTCAATATCAATACCGCGTGCTGCTAAATCAGTCGCAACAATATATTGGAATTCAAGATCACGAATTTGTTTCATCATTCTTTTACGATCACGTGGTGATAAATCTCCGTGAATTCGTCCAACTTTTAAGCCACGCTCTGTTAATCCATCAGCAACTTGGTCTGCCATTTTCTTCGTGTTAGTGAAGACAATTGCTAAATACGGCTTAAATTGAAGCAACATCTTGTTCACTAAATCAATTTTGTTACGATGTCTAGAAGGCACTAAATAATGCTCAATATTTCCAGCCGCAACTTGTTTCGGATTAATATGAATATGCTCTGGATTCTCCATATATTTCTTCAAAAATGGTTTTAATTTTTGAGGAATTGTTGCAGAGAAAACTAGCATTTGTAAGTTTTTAGGCATACGTCCTGCAATTTTATCTACATCTTGAATGAATCCCATATCAAGCATTAAATCTGCTTCATCGACAATAATAGTATTTGCTTTATAAACAAATAGCGCTTTTTCTTCTACTAAGTCTTTAATACGTCCTGGTGTTCCAACTACAATATGAGGTTGTTTTTTCAACTTTTCAATTGATCGTTGTTTATCAGTTCCACCAATTAAACAACGTGCTGTAATCATTTGATCTTCTGCACAGAACTTTGTTAATTTCACGATTTCTTCGTAAATTTGTTGTGCTAACTCACGAGTAGGCGCTGTAATAACAAGTTGTACTTCTTCACGACTTGCATCAATTCTGTTTAATGTAGGAAGTAAGTATGCATGGGTTTTCCCAGAACCTGTTTGGGATTGTCCAATTACACTCACACCTTTTTTCACAACCGGGAAAATTTTCTGTTGAATTCCTGTCGGCTCTGAAAAGCGTAGTTCACGAACTGCATCTATTAAAAATGGTTTAAAATCATACTGTGTAAAAGTTTGTAGTGTCATAAGTTACACCTTCTTTCTAAAATTTCTACTGCGCGCACAAATCAAGTCAAGTCTACATTATATCGAAATCTACAAGTAAAATCCATCTTTAGTTTAGGTTTTTACTTCAAAAACTAACCTTCTTCCCTTTCATTGCATATTGTATGTGTATATACCTAACTGAAGAAAGGAGGATTTCCCACATGTTTCCGAAATCCCCTATAAGACAAATGTACCCGAATCGAGGACAACAATCTTACACACCATATCCGATTCCACAACTACCACCGATGGCTCAAAAAAAGAAAGGTTTCCTTGCTAAACTCTTTAAAAAACACGATCCAACCGAACCTTTCATGCAAATGGTCCCTCCTTATCGACAAATGGAAGGGCCACCGATGATGCACCAACAACCGCCGCACCAATATCAACAGCAACAGCCATACCAACAACAATATACACAACAATATCAACCATACATGCAGCAATATCCTCAACAGATGATACCACCTCAAATGTATGAATCAAATGATACACGTGGTGCTGCGTCAGCTACAACTGCAGCGGCATCTAGCAGCGGCATCGGTAGTTTTTTTTCAAATTTAATTACGAACCCAACTAATATGATAAATAATATCGAAAAAGTATCCCAAGTTGTTCAATCTGTAGGGCCTGTTGTCGAGCAATACGGTCCAATTATGCGTAGTCTACCAAGCATTGTTAAAATCCTCACCTCTGGAAAAAGCACGGAGGAAAATCAAACTGAAGATGCAACAGAACAGGTTGAGGTAGCAACTCCACCTCCTCCAAAAAGGAAACGAAAACAAAAAAAAATAGTGCTTGAACCTGTAATAGAAAAAGAAGTTCCGAAAGAACCCGTTCAACAATCAGCAACAAAACCAAAACTATATGTGTAACAATCCTTTGTTTTCTATCCACTCCTCCTTTATAATGTAATGGACTATGCACAAAAGTATCCCTTGTTTAGAAGGAGAGGATTACTCACATGAAGATTGTTAAAATTTCCCCTCGTGGTTATTGCTACGGTGTTGTTGACGCAATGGTTATTGCACGTAACGCCGCATTAGATAAATCATTACCGAGACCCATTTATATTTTAGGTATGATTGTTCACAATAAGCATGTCACAGATGCTTTCGAAGAGGATGGCATCATTACATTAGACGGTCCAAGTCGATTAGAAATTTTAGATAAAATCGATTCTGGTACTGTTATTTTT
This genomic interval from Bacillus cereus contains the following:
- a CDS encoding DUF2624 domain-containing protein, yielding MNLIKQIVNKKLNHISTKELLKYSKEYEVPITTAQADKIVVLMKGKNINIYDNDERLELLKQIAKVTSPATAQQVNTLFQQLLK
- a CDS encoding metal ABC transporter ATP-binding protein codes for the protein MNNILEIEGLTFRYEDRNVLEDINLQVPKGAFLGLVGPNGSGKSTLLKCLLGVLKPKQGSIRLFGIDSKKFKEWNKVGYVSQKANSFNSGFPATVFEVVSMGLVSKKGLFRFFTKDDKVKVEKAIADVGMSEFQGRNIGELSGGQQQRVFIARALVSDPELLILDEPTVGIDVKNVESFYEILEDLNKRLGITLILVTHDMGAVTEKVTHVACLNQHLHFHGNVEKFRELEDAEMSILYGHHVHRLEHEHGHHGRI
- a CDS encoding metal ABC transporter permease; this encodes MIQDFLQYDFLRNSLYAGVLIGLVAPLIGVFVVIRRMSLIADALSHVTLSGIAASLLLEKTIFTGGFLNPLYMGMFFSIGGALLIEKLRTVYKHYQELAIPIILSAGMGIGVIFISLANGFNTDLFSYLFGSVSAVTSADLIIIGIVAIVVIITIVLLYKELFLLSFDEEYAVSTGLSAKWIHFIFIILVALVIAVSMRVVGVLLVSSLMTLPVAASIRIAKGFKQTIFFSILFGEIAVIGGMFASYQLDLAPGGTIVMIAVLILIGAILWKKKKTA
- a CDS encoding DEAD/DEAH box helicase, coding for MTLQTFTQYDFKPFLIDAVRELRFSEPTGIQQKIFPVVKKGVSVIGQSQTGSGKTHAYLLPTLNRIDASREEVQLVITAPTRELAQQIYEEIVKLTKFCAEDQMITARCLIGGTDKQRSIEKLKKQPHIVVGTPGRIKDLVEEKALFVYKANTIIVDEADLMLDMGFIQDVDKIAGRMPKNLQMLVFSATIPQKLKPFLKKYMENPEHIHINPKQVAAGNIEHYLVPSRHRNKIDLVNKMLLQFKPYLAIVFTNTKKMADQVADGLTERGLKVGRIHGDLSPRDRKRMMKQIRDLEFQYIVATDLAARGIDIEGISHVINYELPSDLDFFVHRVGRTARAGHSGIAVTIYDPANEEALDSLEKQRHIEFKHVDLRGDEWADLGDRRRRKSRKKPNDGLDVMATKVVKKPKKVKPNYKRKLATERDKVKRKYSNKKR
- a CDS encoding YitT family protein — encoded protein: MEKKQHRKESVIHLIYRLVMILFGAACAAVAIELFLMPNKIIDGGIIGVSLILDYLTPNIWWLSFSTLVVILNIPFMYSGYKQIGKTFMLSSAFGIVALAFIESTLHAVPPFTTEPILATVFGGLILGLGVGLVIRHGGSMDGTEIMGILLTKKLPFSVGEFVMFVNLFIFAWAAFVFGVEQAMYSVMTYYIAFKTIDTVIQGLDETKAVLIVSDQYEEVSNAILHRLGRGTTKLVAKGGYTDKEKEVIYAVVTRLEVTKLKSIVHEIDENAFVTIMSTQETNGGKFKSAIH
- a CDS encoding deoxyribonuclease IV, giving the protein MLKIGSHVSMSGKKMLLAASEEAVSYGATTFMIYTGAPQNTRRKPIEELNIEAGRKHMELNGIEEIIVHAPYIINVGNTTKPETFQLGVDFLRMEIERTAALGVARQIVLHPGAHVGAGADAGIQQIIKGLNEVITPEQTVNIALETMAGKGTECGRSFEEIAKIIDGVKYNEKLSVCFDTCHTHDAGYDIVNDFDGVLNEFDKIVGIDRLQVLHINDSKNVRGAGKDRHENIGFGHIGYKALHHIVHHPQLTNVPKILETPYVGEDKKDKKPPYKLEIEMLKNGTFDEGILEKIKAQ
- a CDS encoding Fur family transcriptional regulator, producing MNLTEALRLMKEKGYKHTGKREEMLRLFAAHNRYLTAKDVLEHMKDDYPGLSFDTIYRNLTVFAEIGVLEQTELNGEKHFRFTCSIMEHHHHFICLDCGGTKEITSCPMDFMNKDFKGYEVTGHKFEIYGRCPKCAK
- the vrrA gene encoding VrrA/YqfQ family protein codes for the protein MFPKSPIRQMYPNRGQQSYTPYPIPQLPPMAQKKKGFLAKLFKKHDPTEPFMQMVPPYRQMEGPPMMHQQPPHQYQQQQPYQQQYTQQYQPYMQQYPQQMIPPQMYESNDTRGAASATTAAASSSGIGSFFSNLITNPTNMINNIEKVSQVVQSVGPVVEQYGPIMRSLPSIVKILTSGKSTEENQTEDATEQVEVATPPPPKRKRKQKKIVLEPVIEKEVPKEPVQQSATKPKLYV
- the ispG gene encoding flavodoxin-dependent (E)-4-hydroxy-3-methylbut-2-enyl-diphosphate synthase, which gives rise to MTHRTKTRPVKVGNLTIGGNNELIIQSMTTTKTHDVEATVAEIKRLEEAGCQVVRVAVPDERAANAIADIKKQINIPLVADIHFDYRLALKAIEGGIDKVRINPGNIGRRHKVEAVVNAAKERGIPIRIGVNAGSLERHILEKYGYPTADGMVESALHHIKILEDLDFHDIIVSMKASDVNLAIEAYEKAARAFDYPLHLGITESGTLFAGTVKSAAGLGAILNKGIGNTLRISLSADPVEEVKVARELLKSFGLASNAATLISCPTCGRIEIDLISIANEVEEYISTLQVPIKVAVLGCAVNGPGEAREADIGIAGARGEGLLFRKGQVVRKVPEETMVEELKKEIDVIAAEMAAEREKEKEKQEQ